The Henckelia pumila isolate YLH828 chromosome 2, ASM3356847v2, whole genome shotgun sequence genome includes a window with the following:
- the LOC140879334 gene encoding protein FAR1-RELATED SEQUENCE 5-like, translated as MGVKHADVKYKVYEFIEEHNHPLHLRETVDMLASQRKFTEVQVYEIDLAEDAGLKQKLTFELTSRHAGGRDGLGYTLLDAKNYIQSKRQRDGYEEHITNVFWADARMLIDYEYFGYVVSLDTMYCTNRAYRPLAIFSGFNHHRGAVVFDTSLLYDETAASFKWLFETFLEAHKQKKPLTIFTDQDQAMAKVVHEVMPEIFHGFCTWHQEFWKLDEGWFSFLN; from the exons ATGGGAGTCAAACATGCAGATGTTAAATATAAGGTTTATGAGTTTATCGAAGAGCATAATCACCCGCTCCATCTTCGAGAGACAGTTGACATGTTGGCTTCCCAACGTAAATTTACAGAagttcaagtctatgagattgATTTGGCGGAGGATGCTGGCCTTAAACAAAAATTGACTTTTGAGTTGACGAGTAGGCATGCAGGGGGGAGGGATGGTCTTGGTTATACCTTGTTGGACGCAAAAAACTATATTCAATCCAAAAGACAAAGAG ATGGATATGAAGAACATATAACAAATGTTTTTTGGGCTGATGCAAGAATGTTGATAGACTATGAGTactttggatatgttgtgtcattggaTACCATGTATTGTACGAACCGTGCATACCGACCACTTGCTATCTTCTCAGGTTTCAATCATCATAGAGGAGCGGTGGTTTTTGATACATCACTTTTGTATGATGAGACTGCAGCATCATTTAAATGGTTATTTGAAACCTTTTTAGAGGCACACAAGCAAAAAAAGCCTCTCACTATTTTCACCGACCAGGATCAAGCTATGGCAAAGGTTGTGCACGAGGTGATGCCTGAGATATTCCATGGATTTTGCACATGGCATCAAGAATTTTGGAAACTTGATGAAGGATGGTTCTCATTTCTTAACTGA